Proteins encoded in a region of the Brevefilum fermentans genome:
- a CDS encoding pirin family protein — MRKIKKIIHGRHAIDGAGVHLVRLFGHDETQDFDPFLLMDAFDSTNPEDYIRGFPWHPHRGIETVTYLIKGDLEHGDSLGNRGSILDGDCQWMTAGSGIIHQEMPQPTERLLGCQLWLNLPARDKMTAPAYNDILSADVPVVDEDSARVRIIAGAYRGQQGAFEGKFVKPLYLDIEVQAGQVWQLDTVPNTTLFVYILSGSAGFDPAIDQQIDEKSVVLFDEGERLWVRAGAAGVRLLLLNAPRLDEPIAWGGPIVMNTREELNQAFSELRENTFIK; from the coding sequence TTGAGGAAAATCAAAAAAATCATTCACGGAAGACACGCCATTGACGGCGCCGGCGTACACCTGGTGCGCTTGTTCGGGCACGATGAAACCCAGGATTTCGATCCCTTCCTGCTGATGGACGCCTTCGATTCCACCAACCCCGAGGATTACATCCGCGGATTCCCCTGGCACCCGCATCGCGGCATTGAGACAGTAACTTACCTGATCAAAGGCGATCTGGAACACGGCGATAGCCTGGGCAACCGGGGCAGCATTCTGGATGGCGACTGCCAGTGGATGACGGCGGGCTCTGGCATCATTCACCAGGAGATGCCCCAGCCAACGGAGCGCCTTTTGGGCTGCCAGCTCTGGCTTAATTTACCCGCCAGGGACAAGATGACCGCACCGGCGTATAACGATATCCTGTCTGCTGATGTGCCAGTGGTTGATGAGGACTCAGCCCGTGTGCGTATCATCGCTGGGGCGTACAGGGGGCAGCAGGGCGCGTTTGAGGGCAAATTTGTCAAGCCCCTGTACCTGGATATTGAGGTCCAAGCTGGTCAGGTGTGGCAGCTGGATACCGTCCCGAACACGACCCTGTTTGTTTATATTCTGTCGGGTTCAGCCGGATTTGACCCCGCAATCGATCAGCAGATTGATGAAAAGAGCGTGGTTTTATTCGATGAAGGTGAGCGCTTGTGGGTGCGTGCGGGTGCTGCTGGCGTGCGGTTGTTGTTGCTCAACGCGCCCCGGTTGGATGAGCCAATCGCCTGGGGCGGTCCGATTGTGATGAATACTCGGGAGGAGCTAAATCAGGCGTTCAGTGAATTGCGCGAGAACACGTTTATTAAGTAA
- a CDS encoding ABC transporter permease subunit translates to MTKIKTISKNIGSYLFENKVMIAFALVCLGAILLSGSPMTFIVDGVITRIGRNTFTVLALIIPVIAGLGLNFGMVIGAIAAQIALFWVVHWGIGGFGGMMLCVLIATPIAAFFGFLVGKLFNRMKGTEMIAGLILGFFADGLYQLLFLVLIGGVIPVDNPTLIISHGVGVKNTIDLAGTLKYSLDAIRMLDILTVVFYGILAITVVKVVLHFLKKYTLKRSDFFQFAVIAVLFGISYIPVIETFLFADRLELLSAVTIGLIVIAVLQLINIVRKKLILKEEEYSIRKPVLTIILCAALYAATYIPEIETILLTVKMPVLPFLLIGVLCLFNQKILDTRLGQNMRTTGQSQSVALASGINVNQTRVIAMIISTVLASWGQLIYLQNIGTFATYGAHLQIAQFAIAALLVGGASVQKATNKQAIIGVILFHTLFIVAPQAGKNLFDNAQIGEYFRVFVSYGVIALSLAMHAWKMVEKKTEEPPEELESLDVGQETPTEIKAV, encoded by the coding sequence ATGACGAAGATAAAAACAATTAGCAAAAATATCGGCTCATACCTTTTCGAAAACAAGGTAATGATTGCCTTCGCTCTGGTCTGTCTTGGTGCCATTTTGCTATCCGGCAGCCCGATGACGTTCATCGTCGATGGTGTCATCACCCGCATCGGCAGAAATACATTCACGGTCCTGGCGCTGATTATTCCTGTCATCGCCGGGTTAGGGTTGAACTTTGGCATGGTCATCGGTGCTATTGCTGCTCAAATCGCCTTATTTTGGGTCGTTCATTGGGGCATTGGGGGATTCGGTGGCATGATGCTGTGTGTATTGATTGCTACCCCGATTGCCGCATTTTTTGGTTTTCTGGTTGGCAAGCTCTTCAACAGGATGAAAGGCACTGAAATGATTGCCGGCTTGATCCTGGGCTTTTTTGCCGATGGGCTTTACCAGTTGTTATTCCTGGTTCTCATCGGTGGGGTCATCCCGGTCGACAACCCGACCCTGATCATCTCTCATGGCGTGGGTGTAAAGAATACCATCGACCTCGCAGGTACCTTAAAATATTCTCTTGACGCGATTCGCATGCTGGATATCCTCACCGTTGTGTTCTATGGAATCCTGGCGATAACGGTTGTTAAAGTTGTCCTTCACTTTTTGAAGAAATACACACTCAAACGTAGCGATTTCTTCCAGTTTGCGGTGATTGCAGTTCTATTTGGGATTTCCTATATCCCGGTCATTGAAACCTTTTTATTCGCAGATCGATTGGAATTGCTGAGTGCTGTTACCATCGGCTTGATCGTCATTGCGGTTTTACAGCTAATCAATATTGTGCGGAAGAAACTGATCTTAAAAGAGGAAGAGTACTCCATCCGCAAACCAGTGCTGACCATCATCCTGTGCGCAGCGCTGTATGCTGCAACATACATTCCGGAAATAGAAACAATACTTCTGACCGTTAAAATGCCGGTGTTGCCTTTCCTGTTAATTGGTGTGCTATGCCTGTTTAACCAGAAAATCCTCGATACGCGTTTGGGTCAGAATATGCGCACGACCGGACAGAGCCAGAGCGTCGCCCTGGCGTCAGGAATCAATGTCAACCAGACTCGAGTCATTGCCATGATCATTTCTACCGTTCTGGCGAGTTGGGGGCAGTTGATCTATCTGCAGAATATTGGCACCTTTGCCACCTACGGCGCACACCTGCAAATTGCACAATTTGCCATCGCTGCATTGCTGGTCGGCGGGGCTTCGGTCCAAAAAGCGACCAATAAACAAGCCATCATCGGTGTGATCCTCTTCCATACCCTGTTCATCGTCGCCCCGCAAGCGGGTAAAAACCTGTTCGACAATGCCCAGATCGGTGAATATTTCCGGGTGTTCGTCTCTTACGGCGTCATTGCCCTATCGCTTGCCATGCACGCCTGGAAAATGGTCGAGAAAAAGACCGAAGAACCACCAGAAGAATTAGAAAGCCTGGATGTCGGCCAGGAAACTCCGACAGAAATAAAAGCTGTGTAA
- a CDS encoding ABC transporter permease subunit: protein MKKLKTIIDNVGLPRLIIGLFFILLLITSLAVGFDPGVLFSDVLRRVLMYSILVLAMIPGVQSGIGMNFGISIGISAGLLGAVLSMEVSFVNNWAEKFGAANPWLTILLALAIGIVIAAVLGYLYGLLLNRVKGSEMTVSTYVGFSVIAFMNIVWLSFSFQNGELSWPLQGKGLRNTASLAGSFGGLLSEPTVIQDTQPAWLKWLAFNVGGVTIPLGLILVFVLCAFVIWLFLQSKAGIAMSAGGENPTFTTSSGINVDRTRILGTVISTVFGAVGIIMYAQTYGFLQLYNAPLMMGFASVAAILIGGASVHRAAIPHVIIGTLLFQGILVTALPVVNVVIQIGVLPEVLRIIISNGIILYALSKAKGENQ from the coding sequence ATGAAAAAATTAAAAACCATCATTGACAATGTCGGCCTGCCCAGGTTGATCATTGGGCTTTTCTTCATACTTTTGCTGATAACCTCACTGGCTGTGGGATTCGATCCGGGCGTATTGTTCAGCGATGTCCTTCGACGTGTTTTAATGTACAGTATCCTGGTACTTGCCATGATCCCGGGTGTTCAAAGCGGAATCGGGATGAATTTTGGCATCTCAATCGGCATCTCCGCTGGTCTTTTAGGGGCAGTTTTATCCATGGAGGTAAGTTTTGTTAACAACTGGGCTGAAAAATTCGGCGCCGCCAATCCATGGCTCACCATTCTTTTAGCCCTTGCCATTGGCATCGTCATTGCGGCAGTCCTCGGATATTTATATGGGTTGCTGCTCAACAGGGTAAAAGGCTCTGAAATGACCGTGTCAACCTATGTTGGCTTTTCAGTGATTGCCTTTATGAACATCGTTTGGCTTTCATTTTCCTTCCAAAACGGCGAACTGAGCTGGCCTTTGCAGGGAAAAGGTCTGCGTAACACGGCCAGCCTGGCGGGAAGCTTTGGGGGTTTACTCAGTGAACCCACTGTGATACAAGATACCCAACCCGCATGGCTGAAGTGGCTGGCTTTTAATGTCGGCGGCGTCACCATTCCCCTGGGATTAATCCTTGTTTTTGTATTATGCGCCTTCGTTATTTGGCTCTTTTTACAAAGCAAAGCGGGTATCGCCATGAGCGCCGGCGGTGAAAATCCAACCTTTACAACCTCGAGTGGCATCAATGTTGACCGAACCCGTATCTTAGGAACGGTTATTTCAACGGTGTTTGGCGCCGTTGGCATCATTATGTACGCGCAAACCTACGGCTTCCTACAATTGTACAACGCACCGTTGATGATGGGGTTTGCCAGTGTTGCAGCCATTTTGATCGGTGGAGCATCCGTTCACAGAGCAGCCATACCTCATGTCATTATTGGTACCCTGCTGTTTCAAGGTATTCTGGTAACAGCATTACCGGTGGTGAACGTCGTGATTCAAATTGGTGTACTGCCTGAAGTCCTCAGAATCATCATTTCAAACGGCATCATCTTGTATGCACTTTCAAAAGCGAAAGGCGAAAACCAATGA
- a CDS encoding sugar ABC transporter ATP-binding protein, with amino-acid sequence MESEYLLSMNNISKEYYGNRVLKNVTLQIKPGEIHALVGENGAGKTTLMNILFGMPVIFSTDGFQGEILINGEKAVIDDPHKAMSYGVGMVHQEFMLIPEFTVTENIKIGREIGETTAFSKVFGNLLEKMNWEKMAADARRALDDIGMDIDEYAKISGMPIGYRQFVEIAREIDKTGIKLLVFDEPTAVLTEGEAERLLEIMRIIASKGIAIIFITHRLTEVMMVADSMSILRDGELVARKNVKDTNLVEIAQLMIGRSVERQEDEDQINERKISDEKIALELRNFQVDMPGEMVKGIDVRIREGEIFGFGGLAGQGKIGIINGIMGLFETRGDIIVHGKKLDLSKLGEALRNDIAFVSEDRRGVGLLLGESIQLNIVFSAIQIKEEFLKKFAGLKFIDKTRAEQHTQEMIKLLDIRCTGPSQTSGSLSGGNQQKVCLARALTMNPNILIVSEPTRGIDIGAKKLVLDYLLKINREQGTTIIMISSELVELRSLCDRIGIVFEGGLFSIMDPDDPDSAYGLAMAGVREEVLA; translated from the coding sequence TTGGAAAGTGAATACCTATTATCAATGAACAATATTTCCAAAGAATACTACGGTAACCGCGTGCTGAAAAATGTCACCTTACAGATTAAACCCGGTGAAATACACGCCCTCGTTGGCGAAAATGGGGCAGGTAAAACGACGCTGATGAACATTCTTTTTGGGATGCCGGTGATCTTTTCTACGGACGGTTTCCAGGGAGAAATTCTAATAAATGGCGAAAAAGCGGTCATCGATGACCCGCATAAAGCGATGTCTTACGGGGTTGGCATGGTTCATCAAGAATTCATGCTGATTCCCGAGTTTACTGTCACGGAGAATATCAAAATTGGCAGGGAGATCGGTGAGACGACTGCCTTTAGCAAAGTCTTCGGCAATTTGTTAGAAAAAATGAACTGGGAGAAAATGGCAGCAGATGCCAGGCGTGCACTTGATGACATTGGCATGGATATTGATGAATATGCCAAAATATCAGGCATGCCAATTGGTTACCGACAGTTTGTAGAAATCGCGCGCGAGATCGATAAAACGGGTATCAAGCTCCTCGTATTTGATGAGCCAACAGCGGTACTCACTGAAGGTGAGGCGGAACGCTTGCTTGAAATCATGCGGATCATTGCCAGTAAAGGCATCGCCATCATTTTTATCACCCACCGTCTGACTGAGGTCATGATGGTTGCGGATAGCATGTCGATCCTCCGTGACGGAGAGCTTGTCGCTCGAAAAAATGTTAAAGACACCAACCTGGTTGAAATTGCCCAGTTGATGATCGGTCGGTCAGTCGAAAGGCAAGAAGACGAAGATCAAATCAACGAGCGCAAAATATCAGATGAGAAAATTGCCCTGGAATTAAGAAATTTTCAAGTGGACATGCCTGGGGAAATGGTCAAAGGCATTGATGTCCGCATTCGCGAAGGTGAAATATTTGGTTTCGGTGGCCTGGCTGGACAGGGAAAAATTGGCATCATCAATGGCATAATGGGGTTGTTTGAAACCAGGGGAGATATTATTGTCCATGGGAAAAAACTCGATCTCAGCAAATTGGGCGAGGCACTGCGCAACGATATCGCCTTTGTGTCGGAAGATCGACGAGGGGTCGGATTGCTTCTGGGCGAATCGATTCAGCTCAACATCGTATTTTCAGCAATTCAAATAAAAGAAGAATTTCTTAAAAAATTTGCGGGCTTAAAATTTATTGACAAAACAAGAGCAGAACAACACACCCAGGAGATGATCAAACTTCTGGATATCCGCTGCACAGGTCCTTCACAAACAAGTGGTAGCCTTTCCGGCGGAAACCAGCAAAAAGTCTGCCTGGCGCGCGCGCTGACGATGAACCCAAATATTCTGATCGTATCAGAACCCACTCGCGGCATTGATATTGGCGCAAAGAAACTCGTTTTAGATTATCTTCTGAAAATCAATCGGGAACAGGGCACCACCATTATTATGATCAGTTCCGAATTGGTGGAATTACGCTCGTTGTGTGACCGGATCGGTATCGTCTTTGAAGGTGGACTATTCTCCATTATGGACCCCGATGACCCCGATTCTGCCTATGGCCTTGCCATGGCTGGCGTGCGAGAGGAGGTTTTGGCATGA
- a CDS encoding DUF3798 domain-containing protein: protein MKEKSILTKCVMLMLIALVLFASGCRTTTPPVEEPVVEKPEAVEEIVSKDAKYKIGIMTGTVSQGEEEYQEALNQVAKYGDLIVHATYPDQFSTEMETTISRTVEMASDPDVKAIVFVQAVPGAAAAIDKVHETRPDMVFIAGVPAEDPAVIASKANIVMQVDEISMGVTIPTLAYEMGAKTFIHYSFPRHLSYATIARRLEIMKETCAKLGIELVEVTAPDPTGDAGMSGAQQFIVEDVPRQIATYGKDTAFFSTNCGLQEPLIRMIWEGGAIYPQQCCPSPYHGYPAALNIDVSGHEGDVPYMLEQIAAKLKEKGQEGRMSTWGVPINMLMIDAGVRFAIEYAEGRVDPNDTAAFKRVINEAAAARGVGEVTITSYDEEVKLDNFLMLLCPFHDFSGGVVTEKPAVEPYKIGIMTGTVSQGEEEYQEALNQVAKYGDLIVHATYPDQFSTEMETTISRTVEMASDPEVKAIVFVQAVPGAAAAIDKVRETRPDMVFIAGVPAEDPAVIAGKANIVMQVDEISMGVTIPTLAYEMGAKTFIHYSFPRHLSYATIARRLEIMKETCAKLGIELVEVTAPDPTGDAGMSGAQQFIVEDVPRQIATYGKDTAFFSTNCGLQEPLIRMIWEGGAIYPQQCCPSPYHGYPAALNIDVSGHEGDVPYMLEQIAAKLKEKGQEGRMSTWGVPINMLMIDAGVRFAIEYAEGRVDPNDAEAFKRIINEAAAARGVGEVTITSYDEEVKLDNFLMLLCPFHDFSK, encoded by the coding sequence ATGAAAGAAAAAAGTATTTTGACGAAATGTGTGATGCTGATGTTGATTGCACTTGTGCTTTTTGCATCAGGTTGCCGCACAACCACCCCACCTGTCGAAGAGCCGGTCGTTGAAAAACCCGAAGCAGTCGAAGAAATCGTCTCCAAAGATGCAAAGTACAAAATCGGCATCATGACGGGCACCGTATCCCAGGGCGAAGAGGAATACCAGGAAGCGCTGAACCAAGTCGCTAAATACGGTGACCTTATCGTCCATGCCACCTACCCGGACCAATTCTCCACTGAAATGGAAACGACCATCTCACGCACCGTTGAAATGGCTTCCGATCCTGATGTCAAGGCTATCGTCTTTGTCCAGGCTGTCCCGGGTGCTGCTGCTGCCATCGACAAGGTTCACGAAACCCGCCCAGACATGGTCTTTATCGCGGGTGTGCCCGCCGAAGACCCGGCGGTCATCGCCAGCAAAGCCAACATCGTCATGCAGGTCGACGAAATCTCCATGGGTGTCACCATCCCCACGCTGGCTTACGAAATGGGCGCCAAGACCTTCATCCACTACTCATTCCCACGGCACCTCTCCTACGCGACGATTGCCCGCCGCTTGGAGATCATGAAGGAAACCTGTGCAAAACTCGGCATTGAACTCGTCGAAGTCACTGCACCCGATCCAACCGGTGATGCCGGTATGTCCGGCGCGCAACAGTTCATCGTTGAAGACGTGCCACGACAAATCGCCACCTACGGCAAGGACACCGCTTTCTTCTCCACAAACTGCGGTTTACAGGAACCCTTGATCCGTATGATTTGGGAGGGTGGAGCCATCTATCCGCAGCAGTGCTGCCCCAGCCCCTACCATGGATACCCCGCCGCATTGAACATCGATGTCTCCGGGCATGAGGGTGACGTCCCCTACATGCTGGAACAAATCGCTGCCAAACTGAAAGAAAAAGGCCAGGAAGGCCGCATGTCCACCTGGGGTGTGCCCATCAACATGCTGATGATCGATGCAGGCGTCCGTTTTGCCATCGAGTATGCCGAGGGCAGAGTTGACCCCAACGATACTGCAGCTTTCAAAAGAGTCATCAACGAAGCTGCTGCAGCGCGTGGCGTTGGAGAAGTAACCATTACATCCTACGATGAAGAAGTTAAACTCGATAACTTCCTGATGCTGCTGTGCCCCTTCCATGATTTTTCCGGTGGTGTTGTTACAGAAAAACCAGCCGTCGAACCCTATAAAATCGGCATCATGACGGGCACCGTATCCCAGGGTGAAGAGGAATACCAGGAAGCACTGAACCAAGTCGCTAAATACGGTGACCTTATCGTCCATGCCACCTACCCGGACCAATTCTCCACTGAAATGGAAACGACCATCTCACGCACCGTTGAAATGGCTTCCGATCCTGAGGTCAAGGCTATCGTCTTTGTCCAGGCTGTCCCGGGTGCTGCTGCTGCCATCGACAAGGTTCGCGAAACCCGCCCAGACATGGTCTTTATCGCGGGTGTGCCCGCCGAAGACCCGGCGGTCATCGCTGGTAAAGCCAACATCGTCATGCAAGTCGACGAAATCTCCATGGGTGTCACCATCCCCACACTGGCTTACGAAATGGGCGCCAAGACCTTCATCCACTACTCATTCCCACGGCACCTCTCCTACGCGACGATTGCCCGCCGCTTGGAGATCATGAAGGAAACCTGTGCAAAACTCGGCATTGAACTCGTCGAAGTCACCGCACCCGATCCAACCGGTGATGCCGGTATGTCCGGCGCGCAACAGTTCATCGTTGAAGACGTGCCACGACAAATCGCCACCTACGGCAAGGACACCGCTTTCTTCTCCACAAACTGCGGCTTGCAAGAACCCTTGATCCGTATGATTTGGGAGGGTGGAGCCATCTACCCGCAGCAGTGCTGCCCCAGCCCCTACCACGGATACCCCGCCGCACTGAACATCGATGTCTCCGGGCATGAGGGCGACGTCCCCTACATGCTGGAACAAATCGCAGCCAAACTGAAAGAAAAAGGCCAGGAAGGCCGCATGTCCACCTGGGGTGTGCCCATCAACATGCTGATGATCGATGCAGGTGTCCGTTTTGCCATCGAGTATGCTGAGGGCAGAGTTGACCCCAACGATGCTGAAGCTTTCAAGAGAATCATCAACGAAGCTGCTGCAGCGCGTGGCGTTGGAGAGGTAACCATTACATCCTACGATGAAGAAGTTAAACTCGACAACTTCCTGATGCTGCTGTGTCCCTTCCATGATTTTTCAAAATAA
- a CDS encoding MFS transporter, whose translation MQETPPNQLTKRNWAVMFALALTGQIAWAVENSWFNTFVFDTITPDPRPIAWMVAASAVTATLTTLIMGTLSDRTRTRWGKRRPYILLGYILWGLSTILFPTVAYIKITLLAVVMVVIADSVMTFFGSTANDAAFNAWTVDVATSETRGRVEGVLNLSVFLAQIVAMVAAGMLIDAFGYFIFFYALGAIVILVGFLGGLFLQEPDGSQEEPVSRPPFWKEFADLFSINTFKENRMLFILLLFIMISSIGMQVSFPYMIVYLENFVGVTKTEFSIIGGAVMLGSGALAIPFGIAADRWRKRLIIAIGIIISSLGGIVFSMVRSLPLLALSGLLWQAFSVAAGIASVAWLKDLLPEESRGKFLGIRMIFWIAIPMVIGPAIGSWLIRSYGIPTHLAGQEGFIPVPIIFQVGSLITLLSLIPLALTRKQKTVQDERD comes from the coding sequence ATGCAAGAAACTCCCCCCAACCAACTGACGAAACGTAACTGGGCTGTCATGTTTGCCCTGGCGCTAACCGGGCAGATTGCCTGGGCTGTGGAAAACTCGTGGTTCAACACCTTTGTGTTCGATACCATCACGCCTGACCCGCGACCGATCGCGTGGATGGTAGCGGCCAGTGCGGTGACTGCGACTTTAACCACGTTGATCATGGGAACCCTCAGCGATCGCACGCGCACCCGCTGGGGAAAACGTCGACCATATATTTTGCTCGGGTATATCCTGTGGGGGCTTTCGACGATCCTGTTCCCGACGGTGGCGTATATTAAAATCACCTTGCTGGCTGTAGTCATGGTGGTTATTGCCGATTCGGTGATGACCTTTTTTGGTTCAACAGCGAACGATGCTGCCTTTAACGCCTGGACGGTGGATGTGGCTACCAGCGAGACACGCGGCCGAGTGGAGGGGGTGTTAAACCTGAGCGTCTTCCTGGCGCAGATTGTGGCAATGGTAGCTGCGGGGATGTTGATCGACGCTTTTGGATACTTTATTTTCTTTTACGCGCTGGGCGCCATTGTGATTTTGGTGGGGTTCCTGGGCGGGCTGTTCTTGCAGGAACCCGATGGTTCCCAGGAAGAACCCGTCTCTCGTCCTCCATTTTGGAAGGAATTCGCCGACCTGTTTTCCATTAACACCTTTAAAGAAAACCGTATGCTGTTTATTTTATTGCTCTTCATTATGATCTCCAGCATCGGGATGCAGGTATCCTTTCCGTATATGATCGTCTACCTGGAAAATTTCGTGGGCGTGACGAAAACGGAATTCAGTATTATTGGCGGGGCGGTGATGCTGGGATCGGGTGCGCTGGCGATTCCCTTTGGGATTGCGGCAGACCGTTGGCGCAAACGCTTGATCATTGCCATCGGGATCATCATCAGCAGCCTGGGTGGCATTGTGTTCTCAATGGTGCGCAGCCTGCCGCTGCTAGCCCTTTCTGGCTTGTTGTGGCAGGCATTTTCTGTGGCGGCTGGCATTGCCTCAGTCGCCTGGTTAAAGGATCTGCTGCCAGAAGAAAGCCGCGGCAAGTTCTTAGGGATACGCATGATCTTCTGGATCGCGATTCCCATGGTGATCGGTCCAGCCATTGGCTCCTGGTTGATCCGCTCGTATGGCATCCCGACCCATTTGGCAGGCCAGGAGGGCTTTATTCCGGTGCCGATTATCTTCCAGGTGGGGTCACTGATCACGCTGCTTTCGCTGATCCCCCTGGCGTTGACCCGCAAACAGAAGACAGTCCAAGATGAAAGGGATTGA
- a CDS encoding glycoside hydrolase family 127 protein, protein MKGIESRLTGGYWGRWQAVNRESAIFHQWAQLEATGCIDNFRILAKGKPVSRQGLYFADSDAYKWLEAACRILAQAPAPRLTELVEEFVELIRGAQAEDGYLYTFNQIHFPRTRWVNLQIEHELYCHGHLIEACIAGYRTTGDEALLDIARRLADRITEDFYGKGPRLTPGHEEIEIALLRLFEVTGNEGYFNMARQFVEQRGRDRFFAFEIVRQFISNNRRVEQAQKQVNEDQAAPAEPLPAGNTAKSPPLNQLRFYFSALTGKLLQQNKPLASQAVPVGHAVRFAYLQTAGAMLDRLSGTAGYRGTLAKSWQHMVRRRMYLTGGVGSLPGIEGFGRDYELDPAVAYAESCAALGSMYWNREMLKLTHEAQYSDLFEWQLYNAALVGMGWEGTAYLYNNPLASTGDIERRAWYKVPCCPSNLSRTWAALQDDVLDFDDEAVYIQQYFSSQHRLSMPDGELEMDLESGLPWSGEVKIRIGAAPGKPITLRMRQPSWVSAVRVVLNGVDIRLVKRAPAATLMPQEATWLEITRTWKVGDQVMLDFELPIRILHAHRKVRSVSGKVAIARGPLVYCLESIDNSGVDLFAARLNSASLEAQVSELFDGAVTITGREISGAELTFIPYHLWGNRGPSQMSVFVRV, encoded by the coding sequence ATGAAAGGGATTGAGTCGCGGCTCACTGGCGGATATTGGGGGCGGTGGCAAGCCGTCAATCGGGAGTCGGCGATCTTTCATCAGTGGGCGCAACTGGAAGCGACCGGTTGCATTGATAATTTCCGCATTCTGGCAAAAGGGAAACCCGTTTCGCGTCAGGGCTTGTATTTCGCTGATTCGGATGCGTACAAATGGCTGGAGGCAGCTTGTCGCATCCTCGCTCAGGCGCCTGCGCCACGTTTAACCGAGCTGGTGGAAGAGTTCGTAGAATTGATCCGCGGGGCACAGGCGGAGGACGGGTATCTGTACACCTTTAATCAAATTCATTTTCCGAGAACCCGCTGGGTGAATCTACAAATTGAGCACGAACTTTACTGCCACGGGCACCTGATTGAGGCTTGCATCGCCGGGTACCGGACAACGGGGGATGAAGCGCTACTGGATATTGCCAGGCGGCTTGCGGACCGAATCACGGAGGATTTTTACGGTAAAGGACCGCGCTTGACCCCTGGGCATGAGGAAATTGAGATCGCCCTGCTGCGCTTGTTTGAAGTTACCGGGAATGAGGGTTATTTTAACATGGCGAGGCAGTTCGTGGAGCAACGCGGTAGAGACCGGTTTTTCGCCTTTGAGATTGTCAGACAATTTATCAGTAATAACCGGCGGGTGGAACAAGCGCAAAAGCAGGTTAATGAGGATCAGGCTGCGCCAGCCGAGCCCCTGCCAGCGGGCAACACGGCTAAAAGTCCTCCATTGAATCAACTGCGTTTTTATTTCAGCGCCCTAACCGGAAAGCTGCTGCAACAAAACAAGCCTCTGGCCAGCCAGGCTGTCCCGGTTGGGCATGCGGTGCGCTTTGCTTATTTGCAAACCGCCGGAGCCATGCTCGACCGCCTGTCCGGGACAGCAGGATACCGTGGGACGCTGGCGAAAAGCTGGCAGCATATGGTTCGGCGGCGAATGTACCTTACGGGCGGCGTCGGTTCACTGCCCGGGATTGAAGGCTTTGGCCGGGATTACGAGCTGGACCCGGCTGTGGCTTATGCTGAATCCTGCGCGGCATTGGGGAGCATGTACTGGAACCGAGAAATGTTAAAATTGACCCACGAAGCACAATATAGCGACCTGTTTGAGTGGCAACTTTACAATGCGGCTCTGGTGGGTATGGGCTGGGAAGGAACAGCCTACCTGTACAATAACCCGCTTGCATCAACGGGAGACATCGAGCGCCGGGCGTGGTACAAAGTGCCCTGCTGCCCATCCAACCTTTCTCGAACCTGGGCTGCTCTACAGGATGATGTTCTGGATTTCGACGATGAGGCGGTTTATATCCAGCAATATTTCAGCAGCCAGCACCGGCTGTCGATGCCGGATGGGGAGCTGGAGATGGATCTTGAAAGCGGGCTGCCCTGGTCTGGCGAGGTAAAGATTCGAATTGGTGCTGCACCCGGAAAACCGATCACGCTCAGGATGCGGCAGCCTTCCTGGGTGTCAGCGGTCAGGGTGGTATTGAATGGTGTGGATATCCGGCTGGTAAAACGCGCTCCTGCAGCAACCTTGATGCCACAAGAGGCAACCTGGTTAGAGATCACCCGCACATGGAAGGTTGGTGACCAGGTGATGCTGGACTTTGAACTACCCATTCGGATTTTGCACGCTCACCGGAAGGTCAGGTCGGTGAGCGGTAAGGTTGCCATCGCGCGCGGTCCTCTGGTGTATTGCCTGGAGAGCATTGATAACTCTGGCGTTGACCTTTTTGCGGCGCGGCTAAACAGCGCTAGCCTGGAGGCGCAGGTTTCCGAGTTGTTTGATGGGGCGGTGACTATCACTGGACGCGAAATTAGCGGCGCTGAATTGACTTTCATCCCCTATCATTTATGGGGCAACCGGGGTCCCTCACAGATGAGCGTATTTGTCAGGGTATAA